GAttacctttttcatttttagctTGATCATAATTTAATAGTCACAGTTTGTTTTAGTTACATCGCCGACAAGTCtataatcaatattttttgcCATGAATCCATGAAGATAGGTTGTAGTGTATGATCATTATTTATAAACAAGACATTATTTGGGGTTTTTTTTTCCACATAAAAATaacctcattttttttctttcacttgTCCCTAAGGATTATGAATTTATGATTATATGTAGAGTCTATTTTGTCTATCATTGTATTAGTTATACTGGGTATCTAAATTTGACAACACTtagaatattattaaaattaatatcatactttttatttatacttttcaaattaaaaattgtttacaaatattaaaaaatactttaattttataatagccTTGAATTGAAATGATCTTCAACATTTTCCATAACAAGCAAAAACCACCAAGGAAACCAAAGCTCAATTTAATCAGTCAAAAAGCTAACCGAATCCggtaaaaaaatatgataagcAATTGTATCAACAATTTAGCAAGCAAACTGATAAACAATCAGCAACAACATTGATAGCACAATTTCACTTATAGCAGCCACATGAAAGAGCACTTAATCAATGATATAACACACTGatgaacaataaaaattaaaacataagtAGCACAAATAACAGAGACCTAAAATTAATGCCAGAACAAATAGTCTTGTATTCCAATTTCCAAGATCTGTAGACCTAAGTGGCTAGACTTCAACACAATGGAGTATTCAGTTGAGGGGGAGATGGAGAAGAAAACAGATAATTTCAAATGAGGATATTCACATGAAAAAACTTCAAAAGAAAGTGTGTCAACTTTAGACAAATTGGTGAAGCCGTGCCTACTACAATAAAATATGATCTTGGCAAAACAAAATCACTGCAGCATGTGTAAATAAAAGGCTACAATCAGTTTGGTATCCAATTGGCCATTAATATTTATTCCAAAAGCAATGAACACTGACCACTCTAAATAAAAGAACGTTTTACAAAAGCGGGCTCAGCTTTTTATTGGCTATTTTACCCCCGCATATGAAGGAAAAACAAAATCCCAGCATAAATGATGAAATGCAAACGTCATCATGCCTCTAAAATTAGAATTTCAAGCTTTGGGCTGAAGTGATTTGATATGTTGGATTTGCTTTCCAGGGTTCAAACCCTTTGGGCAAGCGCGAGCACAATTCAATATGGTGTGGCAGCGATAGAGCTTGAATTCATCATTAATGGCCTCCAATCTCTCCTTAGTGTACTCGTCGCGACTGTCACTTATCCACCTGCAAATTTCATTAGAGACAATGTTTTAGGTTTAAACAACAAACCAAGTGACTAGTAAAAAAAGCTAACAGAATACAGAAGATATAGCACAACAAATTAAATgggaaagaagaaaataaacacCTTCTAACACTATTGATTCAGTAAGTAAAAAAAGCGATTTAAATTTATCCATTCCTAATAaagaatgatttatttttaaatctttgttCATCTATGACATTGTTTGTTAGCTAGAACTACCGTATGACCTACCCATACATGTGATACAAACAAGAAGAAAAGCAGGGAGCTAATAATTCATAGAGCACGACAATAAGTTTGTGCATGCCCTATTGCACAATTATCATATAAAAACTCATGATAAAGCAGAAAAAGTAAGTAATGAAAGACATATCTACTGCACTCAGTGATCTGCACAACCATAACATGAGTAACTAAAACAGAAACAACAGTATGCTAAACTACCAAACTAAGATCACATAAATATTTGAAAGGAAACAATACAAATATAGGGAAAACAAAGAGAAGGTAGGTATTAACTACCTACAACTACAATATCATATTCAGTAACAGAAACGTCTAACTCTTTCACATcaatcattttcatcaagaactAACAAACTCTCGGACATACATGCTCAATAACGAACCCCATAGAATTTAAAGCATGCACAACAGAACCATATATCGGGAAGCAACCATTGAATAAGAAACTACTGATTATTTTACAGGCCACAGAACCATCATTTCTTTCTCAATTATGAAGTATGTTCTTGTTCTAGATAAATGTTAGAAGAACAATACCTCAAAAGATTGTCTAATCGAACAAAGATTGTAATTAAGCACACTATGCAGGGAAGACAAAAAGGGTGAATCAAACAAGATCACAAAATAGAGCAAATAGCACACATTACAAAAGATGGGAAACAGATGAAGCAACATGAAAGCAAGATCCAATTTTTCACTATTAGCATAGAGGAAATCAGGAAAATATCCATAAAAAAGGGGTTTTCATTTCCATGCAGTGTAATATATAGATGtaatttaaaagaaatacaACAGCCAAAAAAAGAGCTCAAAGTGTTACCCAATATTGCCGGAACTATAGAGAGATGTTTGATACTAATTACTCAATCATCAAATAATATAACCAAAGAGAAAATAATACAGTTAATATCAACAGTAGAGACTTTCTAATTTCTAAACTGATAAACAAATTAAGAGTACCACATTTCTAATGCATTTGAAAGGGAGACTGAGAGTAAGAGACTGAGAATGGGAGACAGAAACTAGCAGTTCCTATATTTCAGAACAAACTTCTAAACCATAATCcagataaaaataaaaccaaCAACAATCACCATACAGGCATAACAACTAACACATAACATGCAAGAAAGCAtacttgaattataaaaaaaaaaaaaggtgttACCTATTAGCGTGGAGCAAGGCGGCAGGGCCCAAATAAGATTCAGGGTTCCACCAGTAACTAGGGCAGGATGTGCTACAGCAGGCACACAGGATACACTCATACATCCCATCAAGCTTGGAGCGGTCCTTCTTGCTCTGAAGGATCTCCTTCCCTGGCACCGACGGTGGGTTCTTCCTCTTCAGCCACGGTTCGATGCTTTTGTACTGGTTATAGAAATTAGTCATATCTACCACCAAATCCTTTATCACGAACATATGCGGCAGCGGTGTGATCGTCGATGCGTTAGACGAAGGGATCTTCGTCAGGCACGCAAGGCCGTTGCAACCGTCGATGTTCATCGCGCAAGAACCACAGATCCCCTCCCGGCACGACCTGCGGAACGTGAGCGACGGGTCGATCTCGTTCTTGATCTTGATGAGGGCGTCTAGGACCATGGGCCCACACTCCTTGAGGTTGATCTCGTAGTTCTTCAGCTCCGGCTTCGACGGGCTGTCCGGGTTCCAACGGTAGATTTGGAACGTCTTCATCGTGGAGGTGCCGCGGGCCTTGGCATCGACCTGCTGGGATTCAGGCTCCGACGCGTGGGCCCGGATTAGGGCCAGCTTAGAAGCCGGGGACGATGGAACCCTAGACAGAGACCTCCTCAACAGCCCGGTTGCCATAGTTGAGAAAGGACTAGAACAGAACAATAGGGACCAAGGAGAAAGGGAAATGGGAAATGAAAATGCCACGTAAGACTTCTTTTTCCCTTAGATGAAAATGGATATTTGTGAGAGGAGCCTCAGATTTTGATAGTCTGGGTTCTTGTGTATTTATATTGCTTGATAATCGGGTATTATTTTTCGTGCCGTGGAGAATGATGTTTGGGAGCAAGGGCGGCGAGAAGGATTTTGGTGATGACGTGGCTTAACGTTGAGCGTTTGTAGAGGGTGTTGCGACGTGGTGACTGGTGAAAGCTGCACTCCTTGTGTATTTTCTGGTCGTGAATAGCTGTGTCGCGTGGTCACCATATGCAccgctttttctttttcaaaaaagcaaaaaagaatTAACTAGAGTAATATATGAAaacaattttcaataaaattttaagcctatactttaatctttaaaatattttaattatcaaattattgcctcatattttttttattatacatattttagaaaattttatgaaattttaagtTGTTTTAAAATTGTAATCGACTAAATTTTTTCAACCATTCTATATGAACATAAAAAAATAGGTATAATTTGATAATacgtgtttgatttttttttaaattaatgatattgttgtaaaaaatttaattataatattaaaatagtttatattAAAACATTTGATTatcagtaaaaaataaaaataataaactaaacaTACTGTCATCACAATTAACTTCATCAcatctttcttttattaaccCCACtcccaacaaaaaataaaaaaataaaaaagcagaaCATGAAATATATTTGTGCTAAATTCTCTTATTCTACTGTCAACAGATCCTACAAAAGAAGCATAACAAAAGTAACATATAACATTACATTTGTTCTAATTTTCCTTTAAAatatgacaaaattaaaaaaatttctcagCAAAAAAATGACAATTACCAATTTTCGTCCCAAACATGTCTTGTATCCTCTATGAACACACAAATACACACAGACTATTGTCCAATACTATAAGCTCCCACTTAATGACTAATAATATAATCATCATTCAAAATCATACATACTTAATAGAGTATGTATAGTTTttaaattaccaaatttttacCATTACTTTCAAATCATAATTAcacattaaaaacaaaaaaaaattcttaaccaAAAAgacgaaagaaaaagaagagatgaGACAGGAATAGAAACCATAATTAAATGACATAGCATAATCAGgagtatacacaaaataatcaaatttggtAATTCCAACCTTCACAATCATTAATTTCAAGAAAAACAATTCACAGGAATTAAGTGTTCTAAATCAAAGtctctatttatattaataataatagttgGAGAAAGCAAGAAACAGTTTTGTTCACACACCTTCACTAACAATGAAATGGATATAACATTAACATTAAGCTGAATTTttacccaataaaattaaatgaataaataaactATACAATGAAACGGCCCACCTTCATTATGAACTCAAGTTCTTATTATTGACAATGCAACCACTGAAATACAATGAAATGgatattacaaaatttattgATGTGGAAACATAGAAAAAAACTGCCAATTAAAATTTGGATTATTATGCTTGTTGGAAAAATTAACACAGGtttaaattaagaatttatcTAATAGTAGaagcaccaaaaataatttttccacAACCTGTATGATTAATGGGTAATACCAAAGATACTCCAAACAGCAAATATAATGTATGATTAATGGGTAATACCAAAGATACTCCAAACAGCAAATATAAtggcagaaaattaaataatcagacACCAGAATTTTAACGTGGGAAAACCCCTAAAAGAGGGACAAAAAACTCACGGAACCTAGTCTAGAAAAATCTTCTTATCAGAATAATGGGTACACAAATAGTCTTCCTAGTGACACTAGGgcatctcaacaatcaacaaaatacatcacCAAAACTGGTGGAATCAACATAAATCCTCCACAAAGTGGGTATCTCAAATCAAGCAAAAAGAGAAGGCAATACAACAAATAAGTTATATCCTAATGTTCATCTCTACACCaggaataacatactaaaatttcataagaaatgGAGCAAGTTTACCAAGTCAATGTGATCAAGGTTGGCTTGCCCTTTTCCCCcaaatttctcttctccttcggCGCTGTTTTTCCTTTCATTCAAGAGAATGAAAACTCTTCTCTCTCACCGTGGCTGTTAGccacttcttttatttatttattatttatttttcttttttttccttttaaactTGTGGGCCCCACTTAGTTTGGGGACCCACCAACAAATTTCCCCCTCACCAACTAAGTGGGGATAGGCTGCTCTACCAAGTCCGCCTTTTCTTTGCAGGAATCAAACTTCACTGCAGGTAAACTCTTAGTCATCATATCTGAACCATTATCATCAGTATGGATCTTCTCAAGTGCATATGACTTCATCTCAAGCGCTTGACGTATCCAATGATACCTCACCTCTATATGCTTCGATCTATAATGAAACGTCGGATTCTTGCTGAGATGGATAGCACTCTGACTGTCACAAAATAACACAAACTTCTCTTGATTGATGCCTAATTCTTGTAGGAATTTCTTCATCCACAAGAGTTCCTTAGAAGCTTCAACAACAGCAATGTATTCTGCCTCTGTAGTAGACAAAGCAACACATTTCTGAAGTCGGGATTGCCACGACATAGCTCCCCCTGCAAAAGTCATCATATATCCAAAAGTAGACTTTCTTGAATCAAGATCCCCAGCCATATCCGCATCTGTGTAACCATCCAACACAGGTTGGCCACTCCCAAAGCATAAACAAACTCTGGAAGTACCATTAAGGTATCTGAGAATCCACTTCATTGCTTGCCAGTGTTCCTTGCcaggattagagagaaactgACTAACAACTCCAACAGCATGAGAAATATCTGGCCTGGTGCAaaccatagcatacatcaaaCTGCCAACTGCAGATGCatatggaatcttcttcatttccactttctctttctcacttgTAGGACAATGCTGCGAACTCAGCTTGAAATGACTAGCAAGTGGAGTACTAACAGGTTTGGAATTACTCATGCTAAACCTCTCTAAAACTTTCTCAATGTACTTATGTTACGACAACCACAGTTTCCCATTCTTCCTCTCACGAGTGATACTCATGCCAAGGATTTTCTTTGCAGGACCCAAATCCTTCATAGCAAAGGATCTGTTCAAGTCTTTCTTAATACTTTCAATCTTCTTAGTCTCATGACCAACAATCAACATATCATCAACATGAAGCAAGAGAATTATAAAATCACCATCAGAGAATTTCTTAACATAGACACAATGATCAGAAGAAGTCTTACTATACACATGACCTTCCATGAAGGAATCAAACTTCGTGTACCGTTGCCTTGGCGCTTGCTTCAACCCATATAAGCTCTTCTTCAACTTGCATACAAGGTGCTCCTTTCCTTTAACCTCGAAACCCTCTGGTTGCTCCATATAGATTTCTTTATCTATGTCACCATGAAGGAATGCAATCTTCACATTAAGCTGCTCAACCTCTAAATTCAAGCTAGCTGCCAATCCAAGCACAACTCGAATAGAGGACATATTCACAACTGGAGAGAAAATCTCCTCAAAATCAATACCTTTCTTTTGCTCAAAATCTTTCACAACCAATCGAGCTTTGTACCTTGGCCGTGAGACATTTTCATCAGCTTTTAATTTGAACACCCATTTATTCTTGAATGCTCTCTTACCCTTCGGCAacttcaccaattcaaaagtaTGATTCTCATGCAAGGATTTCATTTCTTCCTGCATGGCCTTCAACCAATCTTCTTTATGCTCGTCAGACATAGCTTCTTGGTAGCTCTCTAGCTCCCCAGTTTCAGTGTTCATCACATACTCATGAGGAGAGTATTTCTGAGAAGGATGACGCTCTCTAGTAGATCTTCTCAGTTCAGGTTCAACTGGTGGTTCAGGTGGAACTTCAACATCTGGCACCTCAGGTTGAGGTGTAGGTTCATCATGCAAATCATCACCAACATTATCAACTTGTACATCTCCCCCATCAACAGAAGGTCTAATGGAAGGACTAGGTTCATCACCAACAGAACGTCTAACAGTTACTGTTGGCTTATTTGTCTTCTCAAGATCTTCAATAGTTTGGTCTTCAAGAAAAATCACATCTCGACTTCTAATTATCTTCTTGCTCTCCGGATCCCATAATCTGTAACCAAAGTTTTCGTGACCATAACCCATGAAGATACACTGCTTTGACTTCCCATCAAGTTTAGACCTTTCATCTCTTGGAATGTGAACAAAAACTCTACAGCCAAACAATCGCAAGTGACTATAGGAGACATCTTTCCCTCTCTAAACTTTCTCTGGAACACCACCATTAAGTGAAACTGAAAAAGAAAGATTGATCAAATCTACTGCAGTCTTCATTGCTTCACCCCAAAAGGATTTAGGCAACTTTGCATGAGAGAGCATACACCTGACTCTATCATTGATAGTGCGATTCATTCTCTCAACAACTCCATTATGTTGAGGAGTCTTAGGAACCGTCTTCTCAAGCTTAATCCCATGTCCTTTACAATACTCTTCAAACGGACCCCTGTATTCACCACCATTATCTGCTCGAACACATTTCAATTTCCTTCctgtttctctttcaacactTGCATGAAAGTGTTTGAAGATTCCGAGCACCTGGTCTTtagatttcaaaataaaagcccACACTTTTcgagaataatcatcaataaaagtaacaaaatatgATGCACCACCTAGTGTCTTAGCATCCATAGTACAAACATCAGTGTGAACTAAATCTAGAACATGTGATCTCCTATGAGGTCCAGAATTATGAAATGATACTCTAGCATGCTTTCCAACAAAACAATGAGTGCAAGTATTTAAAGTTGTACCTTTCACTGGAAGTGAATGCTTCTTAGCCAAGACGCTTAGTCCTTTCTCGCTCAAGTGACTAAGACGTATATGCCACAAATCAGAAGAGGAATCATTAGCTACATTCATCTCTTCTTTGCACAACTTTGCTTGCAACCGGTAGAGAGTAGTAAGACTATTGTCTTCTCTAGCAACAATGAGAGCCCCTTTGGTAATCTTGCATTTTCCACTACCAAAGGAAGTGCAATACCCCTCTTGATCCAATGCCTTCACTGAAATGAGATTGAACCGCATATCTGGCGCATGCCTAACATTCTTCAACTGCAACTTGCATCCCATGTTTGTTTCAAGCCACATATCACCTATACCAATGATATCACACACTCCTTTATCTCTCAATTTGATCTTACCAAAATTTCCAGCAGTATAAGAAGTGAAAAATTCACGTTTTGGAGTGACATGACATGAGGCACCAGAGTCCATAATCCAAGTGGAATCATCACAGACAAGATTCACATAATTTTCATCATATGTGATAAGAACATCTTCATAAACAATAGCAGCAGTTTCTTTATCACTATTTTTACCTTTGTCTTCGTTTCTTCCCCTTGATTGTTCTCTTTTCAAGAACCTACAATACCTCTTGATATGCCCCGACTTGCCACAATGGTGACAAATAAACTCCTTTCTTGGCTTGTATTTTTCTCTTGACTTGCTTCGACTCTCTGACCTCTCAGAACTGTGAGGTTTTCTACTTTGACTTCTCCCCCGTGACTCTGAAACAAGTGCTTCTGACTGGGAGGAGGCATTAGTCAAACCTCGCTCTCTTCTTCTGGCTTCTTCATTCAACATGCTCTCTTTAACCATTGCTAACGTCAACTTTCCTTTTGGAGTTGAGTTAGTCAGTGTCACAACCAGAACTTCCCAACTATCAGGCAAAGAGCTCAACAACAACAAGGCTTGCAACTCATCATTCAAAGTGATCTCATTATTTGTCAGTTGGTTCACTGTCTCCTGAAAAATGCTCAAGTGCTCCGGCATTGATTTACCTTCAACACACTTCTTATTGACAAGCTTCCTAATCAAGAATGCTTTGTTTTGCACATTCTTTCTCTCATATAACTCCTTCAATTTCTTCCACATCTTCTCAACATTCCTTTCAGTGTCAACAAGTGGATACACGCTAAGATCAAGCCATTGCCTAATCAAAGCAACTGCCTTCCGATTCAGTTTCTTCCATTCAGCATCGGATTTAGTACCTTTGGATTTATCTCCGTCCACAGGATCATACAAGTCCTTGCTATATAGCATATCTTCCATGAGGGTTTtccaaattgaataattttggaAATTCAATTTGACCATATTCGGTCCATGAGTATTTTCCTCCATTTAATCAGCATAGAGACAACCAACCAAAGCTCTAGATACCACTTTGTTGGGAAAACTCAACACAGGTTTAAATCAAGAACCTATCTAACAGCAGaagcaccaaaaataattttcccaCAACCTGTACGATTAATGGGCAATACCAAAGATACTCCAAGCAGCAAATATAAtggcaaaaaattaaataatcagacACCAGAATTTTAACGTGGGAAAAC
This portion of the Arachis duranensis cultivar V14167 chromosome 6, aradu.V14167.gnm2.J7QH, whole genome shotgun sequence genome encodes:
- the LOC107494875 gene encoding succinate dehydrogenase [ubiquinone] iron-sulfur subunit 2, mitochondrial, with amino-acid sequence MATGLLRRSLSRVPSSPASKLALIRAHASEPESQQVDAKARGTSTMKTFQIYRWNPDSPSKPELKNYEINLKECGPMVLDALIKIKNEIDPSLTFRRSCREGICGSCAMNIDGCNGLACLTKIPSSNASTITPLPHMFVIKDLVVDMTNFYNQYKSIEPWLKRKNPPSVPGKEILQSKKDRSKLDGMYECILCACCSTSCPSYWWNPESYLGPAALLHANRWISDSRDEYTKERLEAINDEFKLYRCHTILNCARACPKGLNPGKQIQHIKSLQPKA